One genomic region from Balaenoptera musculus isolate JJ_BM4_2016_0621 chromosome X, mBalMus1.pri.v3, whole genome shotgun sequence encodes:
- the BTK gene encoding tyrosine-protein kinase BTK, which yields MAAVILESIFLKRSQQKKKTSPLNFKKRLFLLTVQKLSYYEYDFERGRRGSKKGSIDVEKITCVETVVPEKNPPPERQIPRRGEECSEMEQISIIERFPYPFQVVYDEGPLYVFSPTEELRKRWIHQLKNVIRYNSDLVQKYHPCFWIDGQYLCCSQTAKNAMGCQILENRNGSLKPGSSHRKTKKPLPPTPEEDQILKKPLPPEPTAAPVSTSELKKVVALYDYMPMNANDLQLRKGNEYFILEESNLPWWRAQDKNGQEGYIPSNYVTEAEDSIEMYEWYSKHMTRSQAEQLLKQEGKEGGFIVRDSSKAGKYTVSVFAKSTGEPQGVIRHYVVCSTPQSQYYLAEKHLFSTIPELINYHQHNSAGLISRLKYPVSQQNKNAPSTAGLGYGSWEIDPKDLTFLKELGTGQFGVVKYGKWRGQYDVAVKMIKEGSMSEDEFIEEAKVMMNLSHEKLVQLYGVCTKQRPIFIITEYMANGCLLNYLREMRHRFQTQQLLEMCKDVCEAMEYLESKQFLHRDLAARNCLVNNQGVVKVSDFGLSRYVLDDEYTSSVGSKFPVRWSPPEVLMYSKFSSKSDIWAFGVLMWEIYSLGKMPYERFTNSETAEHIAQGLRLYRPHLASERVYTIMYSCWHEKADERPTFKILLSNILDVMDEES from the exons ATGGCTGCAGTGATATTGGAGAGCATCTTTCTGAAGCGATcccagcagaaaaagaaaacatcaccTTTAAACTTCAAGAAGCGCCTCTTTCTCTTGACCGTGCAAAAGCTTTCCTACTATGAGTATGACTTTGAACGTGGG AGAAGAGGCAGTAAGAAGGGTTCAATAGATGTTGAGAAGATCACCTGTGTTGAAACAGTGGTTCCTGAGAAAAATCCTCCCCCTGAAAGACAGATTCCG agaaggggagaagagtgCAGTGAAATGGAGCAGATTTCAATTATTGAAAGGTTCCCTTACCCCTTCCAG GTTGTATATGATGAAGGGCCTCTCTATGTCTTCTCCCCAACTGAAGAACTGAGGAAGCGATGGATTCACCAGCTCAAAAATG TAATCCGGTACAACAGTGATCTGGTACAGAAATACCACCCTTGCTTCTGGATCGATGGGCAGTATCTCTGCTGCTCTCAGACAGCCAAAAATGCTATGGGCTGCCAAATTTTGGAGAACAGGAATGGAA GCTTAAAACCTGGGAGTTCGCACCGAAAGACGAAAAAGCCTCTTCCTCCCACGCCTGAGGAGGACCAG ATCTTAAAAAAGCCACTGCCCCCTGAGCCAACAGCAGCACCTGTCTCGACAAGTGAGCTGAAAAAAGTTGTAGCCCTTTATGACTACATGCCAATGAATGCAAATGATCTACAGCTGCGGAAGGGCAACGAGTATTTTATCCTGGAGGAGAGCAACTTACCCTGGTGGCGAGCCCAGGATAAAAATGG GCAGGAAGGCTACATCCCTAGTAACTATGTAACCGAAGCAGAGGACTCCATAGAAATGTATGA GTGGTATTCCAAACACATGACTCGGAGTCAAGCTGAGCAACTGCTAAAGCAAGAG GGGAAAGAAGGAGGCTTCATTGTTAGAGACTCCAGCAAAGCTGGAAAATATACTGTGTCTGTGTTTGCCAAATCTACAGG GGAACCTCAAGGGGTGATACGCCATTATGTTGTGTGTTCCACACCTCAGAGCCAGTATTACCTGGCTGAGAAGCACCTTTTCAGCACCATCCCTGAGCTCATTAACTACCATCAGCATAACTCTGCAG GACTCATATCTAGGCTCAAATATCCAGTGTCTCAACAAAACAAGAATGCGCCTTCCACTGCAGGCCTGGGCTATG GATCATGGGAAATCGATCCAAAGGACCTGACCTTCTTGAAGGAGCTGGGGACTGGACAATTTGGAGTAGTGAAGTATGGGAAATGGAGGGGCCAGTATGACGTGGCCGTCAAGATGATAAAAGAAGGCTCCATGTCTGAGGATGAGTTCATTGAAGAAGCCAAAGTCATGAT GAATCTGTCCCATGAGAAACTGGTGCAGTTGTACGGCGTCTGCACTAAACAGCGCCCCATCTTCATCATCACTGAGTACATGGCCAATGGCTGCCTCCTGAACTACCTGAGGGAGATGCGCCACCGCTTCCAGACTCAGCAGCTGCTGGAGATGTGCAAGGATGTCTGTGAAGCCATGGAATACCTGGAGTCAAAGCAGTTCCTCCACCGAGACCTG GCGGCTCGAAACTGTTTGGTAAACAATCAAGGAGTTGTTAAAGTATCTGACTTCGGCCTGTCCAG GTATGTTCTGGATGATGAATACACAAGCTCAGTAGGCTCCAAATTTCCAGTCCGGTGGTCTCCACCAGAAGTTCTTATGTATAGCAAGTTCAGCAGCAAATCTGACATTTGGGCTTTTG gGGTGCTGATGTGGGAAATTTACTCTCTGGGGAAGATGCCATATGAAAGATTTACTAACAGTGAAACAGCTGAACACATTGCCCAAGGCCTACGTCTCTACCGGCCTCATCTCGCTTCAGAGAGGGTATATACCATCATGTATAGCTGCTGGCATGAG aaAGCAGATGAACGTCCCACCTTCAAAATTCTTCTGAGCAACATTCTAGATGTCATGGATGAAGAATCCTGA
- the LOC118889246 gene encoding 60S ribosomal protein L36a-like gives MVFPSDSHEEARPETSYILPFPARPLSFRADSALANMVNVPKTRRTFCKKCGKHQPHKVTQYKKGKDSLYAQGKRRYDRKQSGYGGQTKPIFRKKAKTTKKIVLRLECVEPNCRSKRMLAIKRCKHFELGGDKKRKGQVIQF, from the exons ATGGTCTTTCCCTCCGACTCCCATGAGGAAGCGCGACCAGAAACCTCCTATATACTTCCGTTTCCGGCCAGGCCTCTCTCTTTCCGTGCCGATAGCGCTCTCGCAAACATG GTGAACGTTCCTAAAACCCGCCGGACTTTCTGTAAGAAGTGTGGCAAGCACCAACCCCACAAAGTGACACAGTACAAGAAGGGCAAGGATTCGCTGTATGCCCAGG GAAAGCGGCGGTATGACAGGAAGCAGAGTGGCTATGGTGGGCAGACTAAGCCGATTTTCCGGAAAAAG gctAAAACTACAAAGAAGATTGTGCTGAGGCTTGAATGTGTTGAGCCGAACTGCAGATCTAAGAGAATGCTGGCTATTAAGAGATGCAAGCATTTTGAGCTGGGAGGAGATAAGAAGAGAAAG GGCCAAGTGATCCAGTTCTGA
- the GLA gene encoding alpha-galactosidase A, with the protein MTATMKLVSRVRRLGCVLAFCFLALFLWGLPVARALDNGLAMTPTMGWLHWERFMCNVNCQEEPDSCVSEKLFLQIAEIMASDGWKDVGYEYLCIDDCWMAPKRDSEGRLQADSKRFPGGIRRLANYVHSKGLKLGIYADVGNKTCAGFPGSFGYYDIDAETFADWGVDLLKFDGCYCDSIKHLADGYKHMSLALNRTGRSIVYSCEWPLYMWPIFKPNYTEIREYCNHWRNFADVYDSWQSIRSILDWTTSNQERIVPVAGPGGWNDPDMLVIGNFGLSRDQQITQMALWAIMAAPLLMSNDLRHISLEAKALLQDKDVIAINQDPLGKQGYRLRKEDNFEVWERPLSNLAWAVAMVNLQEIGGPRSYTISLTSLGQGLACNPDCLITQLLPVKRKLGFYEWTSSLKTQINPTGTVLLRLERAS; encoded by the exons ATGACAGCGACGATGAAGCTGGTGAGCAGAGTCCGGCGGCTGGGCTGCGTGCTGGCCTTTTGCTTCCTGGCCCTGTTTCTCTGGGGGCTCCCTGTGGCCCGGGCCCTCGACAATGGCTTGGCGATGACCCCTACCATGGGCTGGCTGCACTGGGAGCGCTTCATGTGCAACGTGAACTGCCAAGAAGAGCCGGATTCCTGTGTCAG TGAGAAGCTCTTTCTGCAGATAGCTGAGATCATGGCCTCAGATGGCTGGAAGGACGTAGGCTATGAGTACCTCTGCATTGATGACTGTTGGATGGCTCCCAAAAGAGATTCAGAAGGCAGACTTCAGGCAGACTCTAAACGCTTTCCTGGTGGGATCCGCCGCCTCGCTAATTAT gTCCATAGCAAAGGACTGAAGCTAGGGATTTATGCAGATGTTGGAAATAAAACCTGCGCAGGCTTCCCTGGGAGTTTTGGATACTATGACATTGATGCCGAGACCTTTGCTGACTGGGGAGTAGATCTGCTAAAATTTGACGGTTGTTACTGTGACAGTATAAAACATTTGGCAGATG GTTATAAGCACATGTCCTTGGCCCTGAACAGGACTGGCAGAAGCATTGTGTACTCCTGTGAGTGGCCCCTTTATATGTGGCCCATTTTTAAG CCCAATTACACAGAAATCCGAGAGTACTGCAATCACTGGAGAAACTTTGCTGATGTTTATGATTCTTGGCAAAGTATAAGGAGTATCTTGGACTGGACAACTTCTAACCAGGAGAGGATTGTTCCTGTCGCAGGACCAGGAGGTTGGAATGATCCAGATATG TTGGTGATTGGCAACTTTGGCCTCAGCCGGGATCAACAAATAACTCAGATGGCCCTCTGGGCTATCATGGCAGCTCCATTACTCATGTCCAATGATCTCCGACACATCAGCCTTGAAGCCAAAGCCCTTCTTCAGGATAAGGATGTAATTGCCATCAACCAGGACCCCTTGGGCAAGCAGGGGTACCGGCTTAGAAAG GAGGACAACTTTGAGGTGTGGGAACGCCCTCTCTCTAACTTAGCCTGGGCTGTGGCTATGGTAAACCTGCAGGAGATTGGTGGACCTCGTTCTTACACCATCTCTCTTACTTCCCTGGGTCAAGGACTGGCCTGTAATCCTGACTGCCTGATCACGCAGCTCCTCCCTGTGAAGAGGAAGCTTGGGTTTTATGAATGGACTTCAagtttaaaaactcaaataaatcCCACAGGCACTGTTTTGCTTAGGCTAGAAAGAGCAAGCTAG